Genomic segment of Pirellulales bacterium:
AGCCTGTTTCCAAGGTGAATGGTCCTCCGAAGTCGTTTTCCTGTCGCAACAGCCCGTTGACCGCCAAGAAGGGTGCGCCGCGTGCGCCGCGTACCAGCGGGCTATATTCAAACCCAAATTGGAATGCCCAAGGTTCATTGCCCCCATCGGTCCAATAGCCGTAATCGATTTCCCCATAAAGCCGCAGTTCGTCGAGGAGATAGTACGAATGGCCCCAAACAATGGCGTTGCGGCTGTAATTGATCCGCACGAATTCGGGATGTTTGAGTGCAAATTCATCGCCCAAATGCGAGCTTGTATGATACCAGGCGACCTTCATTTGGTAGCGTCCCCAACCAGAGGTTAGCGGCACCCCAACGCGGAAATCGTAGCCGTCCACGTCGCTGTTTTCTTCAGGATCTTGACGAATAAAAGCAGCGCCTTCGACATCGATCTGCCAGCCGTTGGGCCGAAAATCGGCGCCAGTTCCATACCGCAACAGGCCGATGCGGGCACCGAGCTGTCCGTCGAATTTTGTGCCGAGGTTCGGGTCATTAAATAGGATCGCTGCCATTCGCGGCTCTTCCGGACCAGCCAAATACGAGTGCCAGATCAGCCCATACGGTAGCAATTGCCAGTGCCACGGTTCGCAGGAGTAATCGGTGGCATCGGGCACGACCATGCCCCCCGGCAGTGCAGGAGGGCCGATCGTCGAGTAAGAGTTGAGCGGAACGGTTGGAGAAAGATTGGGCGGCTGTGCGATCGTTGGCAATCCAGGGGCAACGTTTTCTACGCCAATCGGCCCATCGAGAATGAGGACCGAATGGTTTTGGTCGTCGTAGGCGGTTTGAATTGGGTCGCCGGCAAGACGTGCGTAATTCGAAGGCGACGCATAAATCGATGTTGGTGTTGCGAACGTTATCGGCGGCAGATTTGTGACTTCGCCTAACCCTTGCGCATGGGCCGACGGCTGGGCAACGACAATATAAAGTGCCATTGCAAGCGTGGCGGTTCCAATTTGGCGGACGGCGATGTCCATCGAGAAAAATGAAATTGGAATTTGGCAGAGCAACCAAATGCCGATTTGGCCAGTCGAAAAGGTCGTCAAGTGTACCGCGCGAGGAGATTATTCAATATAGCGGTTTACATCGGCCTAAGTCGTGAAGTATCTTGAACTTGCGGCTATATTCAACAAGGCTGGCATCGATCCGCGAGACGGCTGCTTTCGACGAGAGCGATCGAACTTTACAATCCAACCGACGAAAAATGTCGAATTGGCCAAGATCATTGTACTTTTTTTCGTGCATCCATGGTATTGCTCGAATTTAGCGTAACGCCGCTTGGCTCTGGTGAAAGCGTGAGTGCCGAAGTTGCGCGATGCTTGGAGATCGTCGAGCAATCGGGGCTTGATTATCAACTTCATGCGATGGGGACACTCATTGAAGGCGAACTCCACGAAGTGTTGCGTGTGTTACAACAATGTGTAGAAGCAGTTGCGAGCGATCATTCGCGCGTGACTTGCAGCGCAAAGCTCGATTTACGCCGCGGCCACCGAGGGCGATTGCAATCGAAAGTTGCCAGCGTTGAACAGCAACTGGGGAGGCGGCTAAAGAAAACTCCTGGGAGTGACAGATGATTCATAGCGCTACGGCCGCCGTTGGTGCAATTCTAGGACAAGTTCCCAGCGGCTTGTTCGTGGTGACATCGCAACACGGACGCGAAAAAACCGGCATGTTGGCAAGCTGGGTGATGCAAGCTGGTTTCGATCCGCCGATGGTAAGCGTGGCCGTCAACAGTGGTCGGCCACTGGCCAAGTGGCTATTGGCAGGCGAATCGTTTGTTTTGAATGTGCTGAGTGAAAATGATAAATTGCTGATCGGCCATTTCGGTCGCGGCATTGAACCAGGTGAACCAGCATTTGATGGCTTAAACGTCACATCAACCGACGAAGGATTGCCAATTCTTGCTGACGCACTGGGCTTTCTCGTCTGTAAACCGAAAGGCAACGTCGATTCTGGAGATCATCGTATTTTCATCGCGGAAGTATCTGACGGGCGAATACTCAACGACGCACGCCCCTACGTCCACATCCGCAAGAATGGGCTGAGATATTGAGGTAACACATCCCAGACGTTCCATCGTAAAAGGATGCTGAACTGGCTACCACATTTCGTCCACTCCGGCCGAGTGTTTACCGAACGGTATTGTTTTTCCACCTTATCATCACGGCAAAGCGTAGAGAGAAAGCCAGCTCCACCTGCCGCCGCTGGTCGGTTGCCGGTATAATTGGGGTTTTGCTCCCGTACTCGTTCCCTGTCGCCGTCGACCCGCATGAGTGCCGCCACGTTGCCGAATTTGGTTGATGAGCTGCGCGGGGTGGTGGGCTTCGACGGCGTATTGGCCGCGCATGCCGATTTGGTGGTTTATGAGTGCGACGGCTTTGTGATCGAGAAAAACTGTCCCGACGTGGTTGTTTTTCCCCGCACTTCGCAGCAAGTGGCGGACATCGTGCGACTGGCGAATAAGCACGGCGTGCCGTTTGTGCCGAGGGGCGCTGGAACGAGCTTGGCAGGCGGGTGCCTTCCCGTAGGCGGCGGCGTGATGATTGTGCTGACGCGGATGAAGGCGATTGAGGAGATCAACCTGCGCGATCGCTATGCCATCGTACAGCCCGGCGTTGTGAATGCGTGGCTCAATCAAGCGCTCAAGGGAACCGGTTATCACTATGCCCCTGATCCATCGAGCCAAGGTGCATGCACCATCGGCGGCAATGTGGCCACCAACAGCGGCGGCCCACACACGCTGAAATATGGCGTCACCGTCAACCACGTTCTGGGCGTCGAAGCCGTATTGCCCGACGGGCGGATCGTTCAAGTCGGTGGACCAACGGAAGATTCGGCTGGGTTGGATCTCGTTGGCGCAATCGTCGGCAGCGAAGGAACTCTGGCGATTGTCACCAAGGCGTGGGTGAGGCTCACCCGCGATCCTGAAGGATGCCGCACGATGCTCGGTGTGTATGATTCTGTCGATGATGCTTCGAACACAATCAGCGAAATAATCGGTGCTGGAATCATTCCGGCCGCGCTCGAAATGATGGATCAAGGCATTTTGGTCGCCGTCGAGCAGGCGTTTAATTTCGGATTTCCGCTGGATGCCCAAGCAATATTGCTGATCGAAGTCGATGGCGTGGAAGCAGGATTGGATGCACAGCGCGACCGTATTATCGAACTTTGCAAGAAATGTGGCGCGCGAGAGGTGCGTCAAGCCAAGGACGCTGCCGAGCGGTTGTTGCTCTGGAAATGCCGCAAACAAGCCTTCGGTGCTGTGGGGCGGCTCAGCCCGAGCTATTGCACGCAAGATGGCGTAGTGCCGCGGACAAAACTGCCGCATATTTCACGACGGATCCGCGAGATCGGCGAGAAATACAGTGTTCGGATCGTCAATGTGTTTCACGCCGGCGATGGGAACATTCATCCGATCTTGCTATTCGATGAACGCGATCCCGAACAAATCATGCGTGTACTCGCCGCCAGCACTGAAATTCTTGACGAATGCATCAACTGCGGCGGTAGTGTGACGGGAGAACACGGGATTGGCGTCGAAAAGATCGGCTTTATGCACAAGATGTTTACCATCGAAGACATTGATGCGATGGAGCGCTTACGGATGGCGTTCAACCCTGACGGTCGGCTCAGCCCCTGTAAGATGCTGCCAACGGCAGGAGCGTGCGGGATGGAGCAGAATGGGAAGCCGCATGAGAAAGCGATCGTACAGATTCGACCGGGACGACGGGCGGCACTGTAGGCCGAAGAAAATAGATCGAGACTGGGCACGAATGACGCGGATTTTAGTGGATAAGAGAGCATACTTAAGCGGTCCTACCCTGGGCTCTCCCATCCGCGAAATTCCTCGTAATCTGCGGTGGACTGACTGATTTCAGAATGGATTTGCAACTGCGAACTTGGATTTCGTTGTGATTGCCCTTACTGAACTACTGCCGTTGAGCGACACGCTGACACCCGCCGATCAAGCGGAACTGACGCAGATCGTGCGGGAGGCATATGTCGACGCCACGCCAATCTATCCGATCGGTGGCGGCACGAGCCTGGATTTTGGTTTAGCGCCACGCGATGCTGGCTTGGGATTGGCAATGCGCGGATTGAAACGGGTAATCGACTATCCAGCTCGAGACATGACGATTACCGTCGAGGCGGGCATTACGATCGATGCGTTGGCCGCGTCTTTGGCTAAAGAACGGCAATGGTTGCCAATCGACCTACCCAACGCGCATCAGGCGACTTTGGGCGGAGTCATTGCGACCAATACGTACGGCGCTCGACGGTACGGCAACGGAACGATGCGCGACTACGTCATTGGCATCGCTGCCGTCGATGGTCGCGGCAGTATGTTTCACGGCGGCGGCCGAGTGGTCAAGAATGTCGCTGGATACGATTTTTGTAAGCTGCTGACGGGGTCGTTGGGTACGCTCGGTGTCATTACGCAGGTGACGCTGAAAGTGAAGCCGCGGCCGGAGTGCAGCCGGTTTGTGGCGTGTCGGGTTCGCAATTTGCAAGCGGCCGACAGGCTGCTGGAAAGTATGGTCACAACGCGCACCATGCCCGCTGCCGTCGAATTGCTGATCGGTCCGGCCTGGCAGAACGACGCGGCTCTCGGTCAACTGCCTGCCGGTGAAATCGGCGTAGTCGTGGTCGGATTCGAAGGAACCGAACCGGAAGTCGCTTGGATGGTATCCACACTGTTTAACCAGTGGCACCGGCTGGGAGGAAATCCCGTCGCCGTCCCTGACGACCAAACCGAGGGGCTGTGGACTCGGCTCGCTCAATTTCCCGTCGAGGGCAGTGCTGCACTGGTGATTAAAGCATCGCTGCGGCCGAGTCGAACACAGAATTTCATTGCAGGCATTTTGCAAATCGATCCTTCGTGCGATATTCAATCTCACGCCGGCAATGGAAATGTGATCGCTCGTTTGTCGCAGTTCGGCTCCGGTGGCATTTCCAACCTGCTGGTCGGCGCATTGCAACCGGCGGCCGTCGAACACGATGGAAAGGTAATTGTGCTATCGTACAATCAGCCGTCCGAACTGACGCGACAAGCCGTCTGGGGCAGCACGGGCGATGCAGGTTCGATTATGGAAGAAATCAAGCGGCGGTTCGATCCGAAAAACTTGTTGAACCGCGGTCGGTTTGCCTATGCGGGCTAATCCTATGCAGATGACGGAAGACAGGCGTCAGATTGAACAAGCTGCGCAAGATTCACCGGTGGTACGCGCGAATCCAGGCGCGGGGATCGATTACGGGCTGTTTCTCGATTGCGTTCACTGCGGCTTATGTACGGCTGCGTGCCCAACCTATGTAGAGCTAGGGGACGAGAACGACAGCCCGCGAGGACGAATATATTTGATGCGGGCGGTGACGGACGAGCGAATCGAACTTTCGCAGGAAGTGCGCCGGCATTTGGAACTTTGCCTCGATTGCCGCGCGTGCGAGACGGCCTGTCCATCGGGCGTTCAGTATGGCAAATTGATCGAGCCGTTTCGCATCGCGATGGAACAGGTTGGCGATGGGCCTAAGAAAAGCGTCGATTGGTTTCACCGCTGGATTCTATTTGGCCTGTTCCCACACCCGCGGCGAATGGCGGCGGCGCTTGTGCCGGCGCGTATGGCTCAGCGACTAGGCTTGATGTGGCTTGCCGAAAAGACCGGTTTATTAAAAATTCTGCCGCCGCGATTGCGGCAACTGACGCGGATGCTTCCGCCACCGTCGCGGCGCGGCCGGCAACTGCCAGAAGTTTTACCGGCCGTCGGCAAGCGACGAGCAAGGGTTGCGCTGTTCACCGGTTGCGTCAGCGACGCGATGTTTCGCCCAACCAATTGGGCGACCGCCCGAGTCCTTCAGCAAAATGGCTGCGATGTACTGGTGCCACGGACTCAAGGTTGCTGCGGAGCGATTCATTTTCACGCCGGCTCCAGTGGTCCGGCGCGAGATTTTGCCGACACAAATTTGGCGGCGTTCGATCTGGGAGAAATTGACGCGCTGATTGTCAATGTGGCCGGCTGCGGTGCGATGCTGAAAGACTACGGCCATCATTGGACCGATGAGCGCCAGCAGCAACGTGCAGCGTTTGCGGAAAAAGTGCGAGACGTTCACGAATTTCTGGACGATCTTGGCCTGGTCGCACCACAGGGCGAGATCCGACTGAAGGCAACGTATCACGACGCCTGCCACTTGTTGCACGCGCAAAAGATTCGGCTCGCTCCCCGCAAACTGCTGGCGATGATTCCTGGGCTTGATCTGCGAGAGCTCGTTGAAACCGAGTTGTGCTGCGGCGCCGCCGGCACCTACAACCTGACGCAGCCGGAAATGTCGCGGCGGCTGAGTGAGCGAAAAATGCGGAACATTATCGACACCGGTGCAGACGCAGTGATTACCGCGAACGCCGGCTGCCTATTGCAGATTGCGCGCGAGGCGCGACAACAGGGCCACAAACTTTCGATCTACCATCCGATGGATTTACTCGACTTAAGCTACCGTGGGAGGCAACCCCGACGATAAACAGCTATCTGCGGCGCAACTCCATGCAGATTCCGCCGGCGCGCAGGGCCTTATGGGCACGGGAAAACCACAGCTCTTTCACGGGTTCCAAGCCCGTGTCCCGGCAGGTTTGCAGTAATTCTTGCCGATTGTAAGTGCGACAGAGAAACAACCGGCTCGTCCAAGCACCGCCAAAGCTATCTTCGCTGGTAAGCAGAAACATGCGGCCGCCCGGTTGCAGCACACGGGCAAGCTCCATGAGGCCGGGCCTGGCCTCCGGCAAATGTTCGAGCACGTAACCACAAGTGATACAATCGAACGTGCGGTCGGCAAATGGCAGTCTCGTCAGATCGGCCGAGAGGAACCGCGGGCGATCGGAATTCAGTCTGCCTCGGGCGCGTCGCAACATTTCCGGCGATAGATCGAAACCAGTGATCGTGGCATCGTCGTCGGCGTATTTCAGTAGATGCCGCACGATTTGCCCCGCGCCGCTGCCAACATCGAGCAACCGCTTTGCGCCGCGCAATTCAAAGCGCCGCTTGCGAAACAGCCGGTCGCCCAGCGGCGCATGTAATGAAACAAGGCTGCACATCCACAACAGTGCGCCTTTAGGCCCGTCGTAGACTCGGCGAACCTTATCGCGATACTCGGTGTAACCGACCTTTTGCCAGAGGGTATTTTCAACCAGCCGATGGACGATATTACGACCGGGTTTGGGCTTTCGCCGCGTGCGATGCGGAGAAGGTTCGACCAACATAAAATGGTCATCCAGGGCCGGAGTTTTCCAGGGGAAAGCGGTGTAAGACCGGGTCAATTCAGCGTGCGGCCTGCAATCCGCGCCAGTCAGACGTAAACCCGACGATGATAGATATACCACTCCAGCAGCAAAACGACTAGCCCAGCCAACAACAGCCACTTCCAGGTTTCGCGCCGCACCGGCTCGTACCCAACCGTTCCTTGGACGGTTTCAATGCCAATTTGAATCGAACCATCCTTGGCCGGACGGATGCTGCTTTCCAATGGATCGAAAAGGTTGACCGTAAACCGTTCTATGACTTTGCTCCCTTCGTAAATCTCATATGGCCCAAGGGCTTCGGTACTGCTGAATTGAAAGGATCCGGCTTTTCCGCGATGCGCCGTCAGCCGGGCGCCCTGAGGAGTATGCACTTCGAGTTGATCGACAGGCAATTCGCTCTTCAGCATCAACGGTTGGCCAGGTTTCACGCTTGCTCCAGCGGCAGCGCCGTTGTTGCCACCCAGATAGCTGAGTGCCGCAAAGATAAACGATGGAAAGCTGCTTCGAATCGGCCAGTTTGTGTTGACCGAACGATTGCCGTCTTGATTCACACCGTTGATTTCAAAACCCATCACGACATCTTCAAATCCAGCGCGCGGTGCAATTGCGAGGATGGGGCCTTGGGTCGATTCGAGCAAAGTCGTCCCGCCTGGAGGAACCAACACGAGTCGCCCCTCGATCAGCTCGACGTCACCCATGTCCAGCCATTGCATGAGTGGATGCGAGCGATTGAGATCGATCACCTGTGGATTTTCCAGCCGCGGACCAAAGGACCACCATCGCTCAGGTATAGGAGTATCGGCCCCCCTCGCCGATTTCTCGGAGTCGTTGAGAGATTTGGCGTTGGCGGTAATTTCCGTTGCCTCGTCCAGCGGCGATGGTGGAAGCGCGCCGATGTAGACTGTATTTGCGCGCGGAGATCGTATCGGTCGGCAGCGGTCGAAAATGATCAGGTCGTAACTGCCGCTGCTGGCGGCTTGTTGATGCTCTTTGGTGTTGAGCACTTCCGGTTTGGCAGTCGTTGTTTCGGCCAATTCTCTGGCGCGGGAAGTAGCGAGAGCCATTTCGAGCGCTTCATTGCCGTCAGTCACAAGAAGTACTTTCGGCTTGCGGGACGAATTCACCGCGACCCAGGCGCGATTGTCTTCGTGTAACACATCGTCATGCGTAATCTGCATTTCCAAAATGCCCGACTCGCCTTCGGTTAGATCAAAAGCTACCCCGGCGGTGTCGCCAGGTTGAACGGTTACTTGCGAAGCGTCGATCTTGTTGCCATTGTGTGAAAGTTCAACGTGCGTCGTAACGGCTTCTTCACCGAAGTTTTGGACGCTGCCGAACGCTTGCCATCTGCCTTCATGCTGTTCGTTGCGCCGCACGCCGAAGGCGACGATGCTGAGATTGATTGCGTTGGAATGGCCGATGGGGATAAATTTTGGTTCTAATGTTCTGAGCGATAAACCTTGGACCGGCGGAAATTTTCCATCGCTGAGGATATAAAGGGTGGTAGGCGGGGCTTCGGGCTTCTGGTCCTCGTCTGCACTGCTGCCTACTCTCCCCGCGAGGTTCCCTGGCTCACGGCCAGATTTTGACATTCCCACGACGGTGCGGAGCGCTTCGTCGAGCGCCGTCGGCCTGTTGCTGGCTTTGATATTGGCAACGGCGCGGTGCAAATCGCGCTTATTCTCCGTAAATCCTTGCTCTACGCGAGCAATATCGGAAAAGCTGACGACCATTCCACTATCGCCGCTTCCCATCGCATCGATCATCGCGAGCGCTTGCCGCTTGGCCTCCAGAAGCCGCGATGGGGCGACGTCGCTGGCGTTCATGCTGGCGGAATGGTCGAGTAGAAAAATGTGTCGCTTGTTTTTGAGGTTCTGGCTGCGCCAACCTGGGCGGAACAATGCGAGAATGATGAGTCCGAGGACCAAGAGTTGCAAATACAGCAGTAGATTCTGCCGAATGCGTTGCCACAGGCTGTTGACGTGTAGATCTTCGATCGATTTTTTCCACAGGTATGTACTCGGCACTTCTAGCGGCTGCCGACGGAGCTTGAGGAAATAGAGCGCGACAACCGCCGGCGGAACGGCGAGGACGATCAACCATTGCCAGATCGCTAGCGAGGAGATGAAGTCCATTGTTTCGTAGTTCGTCGTCCGCAGTAGTCGCAAATGATTCCAATGCTCAATCCCAACAACGGGCGACTGACGATGGACAACGTCACTTCACCATGCCGCGTTGTCGCAAATATCCGCTCACCAACTGCTCTACCGGCACATCATTTCGCGCCAATAAATAATTCATGCCGCGGCGGGTGCAGAAAATCCTGGCGTCATCGATAAAAGCGTTCAGCGTGCGCTTGTATCGTGCGATCAGCGGCGCGCTGGCAGTAATCTCGGCGATGTCCGCATCTTCGCAATCAATCAGCTTCAAGTCTCCTTGGATGTCGGGGTCGATTTCCTCCGTGCTCAACACTTGCACGATATAGACATCCATCTGCTGAGAAACCAAGTACCGCAATGCCGTCTCGTATCCGGTTTTGTCCATCAAGTCGCTGATGAGAAGCAGAATTCCTTTGCCGCTGTTTCGAGCGAAGAAATTCTTCGCGCCTTGGGCCAACGAAATCGATTCGCCGGGTTGAAGGCCGGAAAGGTACTCCATCATCCGCCACATGCTGCGACGGCCGCGCAGCACCGGCCCCGGCGTTCGAGGCGATTGGCCCAGGGTTTCGATTCGTACCCGATCGCCGCGAATCAGACCTATAAAGCTCAGCGCCCCTGCCAATTGCCTGGCATATTCCAATTTGGTCGGCGTTCCAAAACCCATGGATGAACTGGCGTCGATGAGCGCGTAAAAATGTAGGTCTTCCTCTTCGAGAAACAACTTGAGAAACAGGCGGTCGAGCCGAGCATAAGTGTTCCAATCGATGAATCGCAAATCATCTCCCGGCACGTAGCTACGGAAGTCGGCAAATTCGACGCTTTGGCCTTTCCGTTTGCTGCGCCGTTCCCCTTTCATCCGACCGCGGAAGATTTTGCGAGAAACGAGTTCGAGCTTTTCAAGCTGCGCCAGCAATTTTGGCGAAAGCAACGAGGTTTCAGCGGTGGCCATACAGACGGGATCGAAAAACTGAGATCGCAAGCGACGCAATCGATGGTGACACAATCTCAGTTTACTCGGAGATCGAAGTCGCGACTATCAGGTAGCGGATCGTTTGGATGCAGCCGCGCGTCAATGGGTTCCCGCCGCCAGACTTCCTCTTCCTCGCGCACGCGACTCGTAATGAGGTCAACGCAAGATGGGCGAGTTATCGTTTGGCTTGCAGCGACGGGTGGAGATACTGATCCAATGGCGTCATTTCAAAGTCTTTGGCGAACTTGTCGGCTTCTTCGATCCTTTTCAAATCGGCCGGGTAAAGCTGCGCCTCAAACTTGTGCTCGCTGTGGAGAACCACAGGGAGCGCCTTGGGACGGTTGGAGTCGCTCGTCGAACGCTCAACTTCTTCAGGCAATAGGCCGCGGCGTTCGAGTGCGGCATTCACGGCGAGGCGTGGAAATGGGGGCTGGGCACCCTGTAGAACCCGCGCCGAAAGGCGTGCCGACCAGTCCGCGAATTCGCGATAGGCCTGTGCAACGACCGGACTCGTTGCGCGCGTCCCTCGAATGCGATACGACAGATTGTGGCTGACAAAACTTAGCCGTCCATCGTCATCGACGGTTTCGGCGAATTTCGGTTCGGCAGCGAACTTGAGCAGGGGGTCGACTTGGCGCGACGCCCGTATTCGTAATTGCTCCACAAATGTAATGAGTTCGCCGGTTTCCATCTCGGTGCGAATTTGTCGCGCTGAGTCGATCATCACAATACGACTGTTTGCCACGTCGAAAATCGTTATCTCAGGGGGCAGCGACAACAAATCGTAGACGCGGCCGGCCCGAAACAGCGTCAGGCTCTGGCTGATCGGGCGAGTCTTTTCGCTGCTGTAGACCTTCGACTCGACGCGGAATTCGTCTGATCTGGCCGGCGTCGAAACCAAAGCCGATAGCACTAGAAGTACAAATGTAGTCTTGCCCATGTTGCTGATCATCTATTCCTCCTCGCCTTCTCCCGCGCACTTTTCAGGAATATACATGTCGATCCGAGTTAGCGACGCGCAGGGTATCGATTTGACGGCCTTCTGCTGACTTCCGCGGAAGGCCCGA
This window contains:
- a CDS encoding DUF1207 domain-containing protein, coding for MDIAVRQIGTATLAMALYIVVAQPSAHAQGLGEVTNLPPITFATPTSIYASPSNYARLAGDPIQTAYDDQNHSVLILDGPIGVENVAPGLPTIAQPPNLSPTVPLNSYSTIGPPALPGGMVVPDATDYSCEPWHWQLLPYGLIWHSYLAGPEEPRMAAILFNDPNLGTKFDGQLGARIGLLRYGTGADFRPNGWQIDVEGAAFIRQDPEENSDVDGYDFRVGVPLTSGWGRYQMKVAWYHTSSHLGDEFALKHPEFVRINYSRNAIVWGHSYYLLDELRLYGEIDYGYWTDGGNEPWAFQFGFEYSPLVRGARGAPFLAVNGLLRQENDFGGPFTLETGWQWRPLRGGQLLRVGFHYQTGPSILNEFYLDSEQQVGGGIWYDF
- a CDS encoding MTH1187 family thiamine-binding protein, translated to MVLLEFSVTPLGSGESVSAEVARCLEIVEQSGLDYQLHAMGTLIEGELHEVLRVLQQCVEAVASDHSRVTCSAKLDLRRGHRGRLQSKVASVEQQLGRRLKKTPGSDR
- a CDS encoding flavin reductase, whose protein sequence is MIHSATAAVGAILGQVPSGLFVVTSQHGREKTGMLASWVMQAGFDPPMVSVAVNSGRPLAKWLLAGESFVLNVLSENDKLLIGHFGRGIEPGEPAFDGLNVTSTDEGLPILADALGFLVCKPKGNVDSGDHRIFIAEVSDGRILNDARPYVHIRKNGLRY
- a CDS encoding FAD-binding protein, encoding MSAATLPNLVDELRGVVGFDGVLAAHADLVVYECDGFVIEKNCPDVVVFPRTSQQVADIVRLANKHGVPFVPRGAGTSLAGGCLPVGGGVMIVLTRMKAIEEINLRDRYAIVQPGVVNAWLNQALKGTGYHYAPDPSSQGACTIGGNVATNSGGPHTLKYGVTVNHVLGVEAVLPDGRIVQVGGPTEDSAGLDLVGAIVGSEGTLAIVTKAWVRLTRDPEGCRTMLGVYDSVDDASNTISEIIGAGIIPAALEMMDQGILVAVEQAFNFGFPLDAQAILLIEVDGVEAGLDAQRDRIIELCKKCGAREVRQAKDAAERLLLWKCRKQAFGAVGRLSPSYCTQDGVVPRTKLPHISRRIREIGEKYSVRIVNVFHAGDGNIHPILLFDERDPEQIMRVLAASTEILDECINCGGSVTGEHGIGVEKIGFMHKMFTIEDIDAMERLRMAFNPDGRLSPCKMLPTAGACGMEQNGKPHEKAIVQIRPGRRAAL
- a CDS encoding FAD-binding oxidoreductase, coding for MIALTELLPLSDTLTPADQAELTQIVREAYVDATPIYPIGGGTSLDFGLAPRDAGLGLAMRGLKRVIDYPARDMTITVEAGITIDALAASLAKERQWLPIDLPNAHQATLGGVIATNTYGARRYGNGTMRDYVIGIAAVDGRGSMFHGGGRVVKNVAGYDFCKLLTGSLGTLGVITQVTLKVKPRPECSRFVACRVRNLQAADRLLESMVTTRTMPAAVELLIGPAWQNDAALGQLPAGEIGVVVVGFEGTEPEVAWMVSTLFNQWHRLGGNPVAVPDDQTEGLWTRLAQFPVEGSAALVIKASLRPSRTQNFIAGILQIDPSCDIQSHAGNGNVIARLSQFGSGGISNLLVGALQPAAVEHDGKVIVLSYNQPSELTRQAVWGSTGDAGSIMEEIKRRFDPKNLLNRGRFAYAG
- a CDS encoding 4Fe-4S dicluster domain-containing protein, encoding MTEDRRQIEQAAQDSPVVRANPGAGIDYGLFLDCVHCGLCTAACPTYVELGDENDSPRGRIYLMRAVTDERIELSQEVRRHLELCLDCRACETACPSGVQYGKLIEPFRIAMEQVGDGPKKSVDWFHRWILFGLFPHPRRMAAALVPARMAQRLGLMWLAEKTGLLKILPPRLRQLTRMLPPPSRRGRQLPEVLPAVGKRRARVALFTGCVSDAMFRPTNWATARVLQQNGCDVLVPRTQGCCGAIHFHAGSSGPARDFADTNLAAFDLGEIDALIVNVAGCGAMLKDYGHHWTDERQQQRAAFAEKVRDVHEFLDDLGLVAPQGEIRLKATYHDACHLLHAQKIRLAPRKLLAMIPGLDLRELVETELCCGAAGTYNLTQPEMSRRLSERKMRNIIDTGADAVITANAGCLLQIAREARQQGHKLSIYHPMDLLDLSYRGRQPRR
- a CDS encoding class I SAM-dependent methyltransferase translates to MLVEPSPHRTRRKPKPGRNIVHRLVENTLWQKVGYTEYRDKVRRVYDGPKGALLWMCSLVSLHAPLGDRLFRKRRFELRGAKRLLDVGSGAGQIVRHLLKYADDDATITGFDLSPEMLRRARGRLNSDRPRFLSADLTRLPFADRTFDCITCGYVLEHLPEARPGLMELARVLQPGGRMFLLTSEDSFGGAWTSRLFLCRTYNRQELLQTCRDTGLEPVKELWFSRAHKALRAGGICMELRRR
- a CDS encoding BatA and WFA domain-containing protein, yielding MDFISSLAIWQWLIVLAVPPAVVALYFLKLRRQPLEVPSTYLWKKSIEDLHVNSLWQRIRQNLLLYLQLLVLGLIILALFRPGWRSQNLKNKRHIFLLDHSASMNASDVAPSRLLEAKRQALAMIDAMGSGDSGMVVSFSDIARVEQGFTENKRDLHRAVANIKASNRPTALDEALRTVVGMSKSGREPGNLAGRVGSSADEDQKPEAPPTTLYILSDGKFPPVQGLSLRTLEPKFIPIGHSNAINLSIVAFGVRRNEQHEGRWQAFGSVQNFGEEAVTTHVELSHNGNKIDASQVTVQPGDTAGVAFDLTEGESGILEMQITHDDVLHEDNRAWVAVNSSRKPKVLLVTDGNEALEMALATSRARELAETTTAKPEVLNTKEHQQAASSGSYDLIIFDRCRPIRSPRANTVYIGALPPSPLDEATEITANAKSLNDSEKSARGADTPIPERWWSFGPRLENPQVIDLNRSHPLMQWLDMGDVELIEGRLVLVPPGGTTLLESTQGPILAIAPRAGFEDVVMGFEINGVNQDGNRSVNTNWPIRSSFPSFIFAALSYLGGNNGAAAGASVKPGQPLMLKSELPVDQLEVHTPQGARLTAHRGKAGSFQFSSTEALGPYEIYEGSKVIERFTVNLFDPLESSIRPAKDGSIQIGIETVQGTVGYEPVRRETWKWLLLAGLVVLLLEWYIYHRRVYV
- a CDS encoding DUF58 domain-containing protein is translated as MATAETSLLSPKLLAQLEKLELVSRKIFRGRMKGERRSKRKGQSVEFADFRSYVPGDDLRFIDWNTYARLDRLFLKLFLEEEDLHFYALIDASSSMGFGTPTKLEYARQLAGALSFIGLIRGDRVRIETLGQSPRTPGPVLRGRRSMWRMMEYLSGLQPGESISLAQGAKNFFARNSGKGILLLISDLMDKTGYETALRYLVSQQMDVYIVQVLSTEEIDPDIQGDLKLIDCEDADIAEITASAPLIARYKRTLNAFIDDARIFCTRRGMNYLLARNDVPVEQLVSGYLRQRGMVK